The sequence GATACCATATATGTATTGTCCGCTTTGATCCGATAAACTTCACATATTATTCTTTGAGCTACGTCCCCAGATCAAGCCCAAAGGCACACTTATTATGTGAATATATGCTTTGTCTTATATATTACTTCAATTTTCTTCTCGACATTAGATTTGCCTAATATGTCATATGCATGCACCTATTCGATCTGATGCTTGCAAACTTCGAAGCTTGTTCGTTTTTTTCTTTGATCCGTCCTCGTCAATTCACCATCTATCATGAGTTCACAGGTACATTATGAAGATATGtctcaaaaatatgaaaatgcaCATTGATAAAAATAATTGTCAAAATTCATCACATACAATTAACTGAATCCGTTATATACTCTCACcaagaaaatgagttaatttcatatttaattttCACTAATTAATTCAGAAAGGAGACACTATTAAAAAAACGCTATTTTCTCATCCGAAAAAAGATGACCGAAAATCTAATCAAGAGTTCTACTGCactaatatttgttttttttttttttttttttgacaaaatcAACCGAGTCAGTCAGGtttttttctccaaaatatgAGAAACTATTTTTTCGATCGAGTCAGTCGATAATAATATaccggaaaaattattttttaagaagCCTACTGAATTGGTCGGTTTCCTATTTAGAGTAAATAAAAAACTGCGTTACGTCAGTCGTTTTTTGGGGTCAAATCTTCGGTGAACTCATTTTAATAAACCAACCAAAAGAtaacttatttttagaaaaacaaCCGACCGAATCGGTCGATtgtttttggaaaaaaatatggTTGAAGAgtaaatttaagaaaattaaaagtctTAGACTGACAAACATCAGTTGTCTAGTATAGAGCGCGGTTTGATTTCTAAATGTTGCCGCATAGGTCAATTTTTGATACGGACCTAAATATTTTCGACCCACCATTTTCAGTCGGTACCGTTCGCATTCGATTGGTTTTTTCCGTCGAAAAAGGGTGTATTTTAGTAGTGAGAATTTAAGATGAAATGTTGTGACTCATCCCTAAATACTTACTTCTCATCCAAAAATGACTATCACAAAATGTGGAAAAATAAGTAAGTACGAAGAGAAATTAGTGTAACACCAAATACAAAAAGCCAAAATGTATTATCTTTGGAGATACATGTTGGAAAAGGACAAGTAAATCGCATTAGATTATCTTCGCATCTTCGTCAAAATCAAACCCCACATCTCATGTTAAGTGTCTGGAGCTTTTTGACATGCCAAACACTGGTAAAATCGATCTGTCATTAGGGGCAAACCTTCTATTTTCTGTTGGGTGTAGCAACTTTTTTGGGAAGTCCTTTAATTTGTTCTGACATTGATTGCATGTTTTTGACTAGAAAATATATAAAGTCTTGATAATCTTCAACATCAGAAAACGTAAAATACCTTTTACATTAGACATGCCATATGTTTAGGCCATTGGCCTTTTCATCTTTTTAATCAACTCTCTTTAATCCAAAGATGTCTAAAGCAATGACGTCAaccttattttaaaattataagaattatgaagaaaatatgtaaaataaaataacGTCAATCCTTATATGTCAGCTatggttctttttcttttccttgaaTAAAACTCTTTATGCTTACACCAAAATACATGCATCAACTTGCCATTGTTAAATGGTTTAATgatgtaaaaatatatattttaaccgTAAAATAAACGTATATGCAAACATAGGCATACATCTATTGATTTGGTATAGATATTGGGGAATAGGTCTTTAGCCTCTTTATAGCGCAGGGTCTTAACCGTTAACCTTAATCACTTAACAAAATTCATATGTTACTACAATGAAACAAGGAACtctacacaaaaaaaaaaaacaaaaaaacaagggTATGAAATAAGCAATATTATAATATTTCCTTCTTTTTAATCCTTAAAGAGGGCGTCTCTTCTTTTCCACATCCACATTCCTCCTTCTTTTCAGATACTTAAGCTTCTAATGCTACGGAATTAGTTTTCCCAATCAATCAATTCAAATTAATGTGTAGGAATCTGCCCTCATCGAAATGAATGTCTACCTTTCCCGCATTTGAAGATAGACTAATGTTTAAGATCTTCTGCTTTCATAAAAATCCTTTCTTCTCTGGCCGTCGGAGATTACTCATATACGTGTGAATAACCGTGAAATTCGACAATTTTTTGAGGGAGGGGAGTCAACTGACTGGCAATGAACTGACATAAGAGAAAAAGAGGAGTGAAATCATACGACGAAGTTGGAAAAGACTCTACTAATCATAGCCATAGAAGCTAACATGATATCGGAGCTCGTGATGACGAGCTCAATCTAATTCCTTGCTCAATTATGTGTATGTGTGTTACTGCGACTTAGTCAAGCTATACCGAATTGTCTGAAAGTAGCAACACCTCTGAGCTAGGGTTTGCAATTTAGTCAACTGGAAAGCTTCGTCAATGGCAATTGGAGACGAAACAAACGAGAGTACATCGAGACATGTGAATGTACTAGTAGCACCTACTATTTTCCCCACAATTGTTCACAATCATCCTCTTTTCCTTCAACCAACTGATACATCAGGTAGCTCACTCATTTCTCTTCAGCTAACTGGCTCAAATAACTATGATATGTGGAGTTGATCTATGAGAATAGGTCTATTAGGTAAAAGCAAACTAGGTTTTGTAGATGATCGATACCCAAAATCTAAGTTTGAACCTGAATTCCACGAGCAAAGGGAGAAGGTAAATGCTGTAGTGCTCTCTTGGATTATGAATGCTATGTGCCCAGGGCTATTGAGTAGTGTAGTGTACGCCTCCAATGCTCACAAGGTGtgggaagatctgaaggaaagaTTTGACAAAGTGAATGGATCTAGGGTTCTGTACTTGCACAGAGAGATCCATACATTAACACAAGGAACAATGAATATAGCTGATTATTTCTCGAAATTAAGAGATCTATGGGATGAGTTTGATGCACTCATGCCTTGTCCTGGTTGTCCGTGTTCAGAGTCAAAGAAATATGCTGAGCACTTTGAATATCATAGGTTGCTTAGTTTTTATGGGATTGAATGATACTTATTCTCAAGCTCGAAGTCAAATCATGATGATGTCACCAATGCCTAGTATTAACAAGGCCTACTCTCTACTTATGGATGTGGAAAGCCAAAGGAATCTGGCCAATTTCTCTCAAATAATGCAAGTAGCAAAAGTTGCTGAAAACACTGCTCTGTATAGCAACAAAAATCCAACTACTGGTAATGGACATTTTAGAGCTCAGAAGAAGATAGTGGTTTGTGATTTTTGTAACTACAAAGGACACATCAAGGAAAACTATTTCAAGCTAATAAGATATCCTCAATACTTTAAGTCTAACTTTAAGACAAAGAAGAAAAGGGGAAACTCTGGTGCATATGCCAATCATGTCAACACTGCTCCTAACTACAATCCTACTATGCAAAACACTCAGATGCAGTTTGGAGGTTTACAGGGCAGAGGAGAAGGAATAATACGTGGCCTGCAGCAAATGCAAGTGCCTTCATCAACTGGATTTTAGCATATGCAAATGACTTCACCAATTGGATTTCAGCCTCAGCAACAAGCACCAACTCCTTTCTTTACTCAGGAGCAATATCAACAGATAGTTCAGCTGCTTAACAAGGGGGCAGATAAATGCCCCTTCTACCAGAGCTGAAACTGCAGGTAAACTGATAGATCTATTATCCAATCATGTTAATAATAATTGGATAATAGATTTTGGAGCTTCAAATCATATGATATCCACACTAGAGATGCTAAATTCATGTCAGTCAGTTCCATCTCAAAAGGGAAATAAGGTTCGCTTGCCTACAGGAAATGTTGCCTCTATTTCACATATAGAAAAAACAAGTGTGTTTAATATCAGGATATCAGTAATGTGCTGTACATACTAGAATTTAAATACAAAGTGTTGTCTGTGTCTAAACTGACCAAGGAGTTGCAGTGTCTTGTGGCATTTTTTCCTGACTTCTGTATCTTCCAGGATCTTTATAGTGGTCATGTGAAGAGTATTGGTAAGAAGGATCAGGGACTGTACCTACTGCAAGGCAAGTCATTAATAAGTGGTATTCTGCAACATGATCCAGTTCAACTAAGGAATAAAACTCCTTAACAACTATCTGAGTTGAAGTATGTAAATAAAACTACTAAGTCTGGGAATAAGTTTGCTTGTGTGGCTAATGAATGTTCTGATTCTAGTGTAATCTGGTATAGAAGGCTAGGTCATGCACCTCTAGATGTAATCAAGAAGTAAACATCACTGAGTAACCTGAAAGACAATCACACTCACTGCACTGTATGCCTTTTAGCCAAGCAAACAAAGTTACCTTACAAACTGAGCACTACTACTTCTAATGCTGCTTTTGAACTGTTATATTTTGATGTATGGGGGCCCTATAGGGTACCAACATATGACAGTAAAAGGTTCTTTGTTGCTATTGTGtatgattattctaggtttacctgGATTTCTTACTTGTCTCTAAGTTAGATACAATGGTTGTTCTGAAAGATTTCCTAACAAAAGTGAATAATGTATTCTCTGTATCAGTTAAGACTTTTAGAATTGATTATGGTAGTGAATTCTTTAATCATGAAGTACACAATCTATTGCCATCCATGGGCATTATTCATCAAAGTACATGCACTTACACACCTCAGCAAAATGGAGTTACTGAGAAGAGACACAAGACAATTTTAGAGATGGCCAGAGCTCTGAGATTCCAGGCTGCTATTCCTTTAAAATTCTGGGGAGAATGTGTGCCTACTGCTGTGATCAACAGACTTCCCTAAAGAGTTATTGTATAAAATCACTTTTTGAGATGCTTTATTTACATGCTCCATCTCTCTCACACCTCAAAGTGTTTGGTTGTTTGTGCTATGCAATCTCACCCAAGGAATTGTACAAGTTTGCTTCAAGAGCAGTACCTGGAGCTTTTCTAGGCTATTCTTAAACTCAAAAGGGCTACAAGGTCTATGATCTTTACTCCAAATCCTTTATTGTGAGTAGAAATGTGgtatttcaagaaaatattttttcttttaaacatCTACAAACCACTAGCACTCCCATGTTTCCTATTCTAGACTTGCTTCCTTCTACCACAAAAATGCAGCATGTGCCTAAGCTTCATGATACTCCTTTCTCTCTTGATCCATCTCAGAGTCCAACTATGTACACATTCCCAGCTACTCCTCCACATGCACAATAACATTCAGAGGAACCTGTTTCTTTAGGTTACTCTTCTTCTGCTGTTGAGCCTTGTGTTCCAGAGTCATCACAGGCTCCTGCTATGAACCTTAGAAGATCATCAAGACTAGCAAACCACCCTTGTGGATCATGTGTGTCTTATGACACTCTCAACCCAGCTCATATACATGCTCTCTCATCCTACTCTTCTCTTACAGAACCAAAATCTTTCAGAAAAGCAGCCACAAATTCCAAGTGGATTGAAGCTATGAAACTTGAAATAGTTGCTCTAGAAGACAACTACAAATGGAGTATTGTGGACCATCCTGTAGGCAAAACACCTATTGGATGCAAATGGATTTTCAAGATAAAGTTTAAGGCTTCAGGGAAAGTTGAGAGGTACAAGGCCAGGCTGGTATCCAAAGTCTACAGCCAGAAAGTGGGACCTGGCTATACTAAAATATTTTCTCCTATAGCAAATATGGTAATAGTCAAGACAATATTGCCTTAGCAACAGCTAAACAATGGGTTATTTACTAGATGGATGTGCACAATGCCTTTCTCAATGGTCAATGGTGATCTCCTAGAATAAGTGTACATGCAGATTCCTAATGGGTTTGCTAGAAAAGGGGGTCTCACATGTATGTAAACTAGACAAGGCCTTGTATGAGCTGAAACAGGCCCCAAGGAAATGGAACAAGAAACTAACTGAGGCATTACTGCACATGGGATTTCAGCAAAGTCCCTTTGACTACTCCATATTCACCAAACACAAGGGTAGTGACTTAGTTGTGGTGTTGGTCTATGTGGATGATCTACTAATCACATGCAACAATGTGGTGCTACTTAACCAAACAAAAGAAGATCTACAGAGAAACTTTAAGATGAAAGATCTAGGTGATCTGAAGTTTTTTCTGGGTATTGAATTTGCTAGATCAAAGGAAGGTGTATTCATGCCTCAAAGAAAGTATGCCTTGGAACTCATCTCTGTGTCAGGGCTAGGGGGAGCTAAGCCTGCAGGCACACCTCTTGAGCTGAATTAGAAGCTAACTTCTGAGGAGTATGACAAGGCTGTAGCAGGTGTAAAAAGTTCAGAAGATACAAATTCAACACTCAAGGATCCATGCATTTATCAAAGACTTGTAGGGAGGCTACTTTACTTGAATATGATCAGACCAGACCTAGCCTTTGTGGTTCAAGTCTTGAGTCAATACATGCACAACCCTAAGGTGTCTCACATGGAAGTAGCCTTGAGAGTTGTAAGGCACATAAAAGAGGCTCTTGGCCTAGGACTCTTTATGCCATCACAGAATATGAATCAGCTGTTTGCATACTGTGACTCTGACTGAGGTTCCTACTTACAAACTAGGAGGTCAGTCACAAGTTATGTAGTTAAGTTTGATGATGCATTGATCTCATGGAAATCAAAAAAATAGGAGACTGTGTCCAGAAGTTCTATAGAAGCTGAGTTCAAAAGTATGGCATCATGTACTGCTGAGATAGTTTGGCTAATTGGTCTGTTCAAGGGGCTTGGAATTCAGCTACAATCACCTGTGAAGCTCATGTGTGATAGCAAAGTTGCAATTCAAATTGCAGCCAATCCCATCTTCCATAAAAGAACCAAAAACAATGATATAGACTGTCATTTTGTTCGAGAAAGAATACTGCAAGGTGTAATGAAACCTCAGCATGTGTCCACCAAGGAACAACTAGCAAACTTACTCACAAAGAGCTTAGGAAAGACTCGCTATGACTACCTACTAGACAAGCTGGGAGTGAAGAACCTCTTCAAGCCTTCAAATTGAAGGGGAGTGTTCAGAGAAGTGGAACTATTAAACGACAGTTAGTTTAGGTGGTTAAGAGTAGAGTTAGCTAATCTTATTAGTTAAACTGTTAGAAAGACTGTTAGGCGGTCGTTAACTACTTTGTAATATAAATACACTGTAGATACTAAAATGTAAATACAGTTCATTTCCTTCTTCAATAAAATAGTAATTCTATTTCTCTGAATTCTCTCTTAGCTTCTTCTCCAAGTCGAGTTTCCAGCTAAGAGCCATGGAAGCTAACAGTTTTATCCGATAACATATAGATTGTATAGGGTTTTAGAAAAATGATTTGTCAATACTAAATCAAAGTATAtttgaagtttttatttgaaattgAGCCAACTATTGAATACTCGACCTTCTTGTAGGCAAGTGTTCATTTTTTTGTATGTTTTACCACATCCTTTAAACAAATCGAAGTCATGTTAAGTCTTAAGTAGAAAAAAATGGTATAacaaggttatctttttaccacataaaaatgaagagaaggaaaaaggatatagttagAGCGATCATTTTGGGGGTTCGCCTTTTTCGCAAGGTccaaaatatttccaaaatatCTGATTAAGCAGAAGTTAATTTCGCATAATTGAGCATGGCTGATATGCAAGTACGGTTAGTCGATCATGCCATTTCATAAAGaaaatttatatgtataaaaagaTCCTCATAGATATACATATAGAATATATAGATGTTAGCATGGACAGAGCTATAATATTAACTACGGTTTAGACAAACCCATTAGCATTTGCCTATTAGACCCTTATTTTGGATATAGAAATTGattaaatacatataaatatttagtgCAAATCCAATAAATAATACGAActatgattttaatgttaaatttaaatccaataaactttaaattcttacTCCGCTAACGAGTCAAAACTTTTAAGGGAAGACCACCAACTTGTGATCTGCATGGGATTCTATAGGGCCCTATGGATCATAAAAAAAGGTATATATGGTCAAATAAGCTTGATACGCTCATGTGAAATATATCTTTCTTTACCGACTAAAGTTTGCTTCAAAAAGCTAACTGAAAATAAGAGAGTTCTTTTCCGTTCACTACATATGTGTGAAAAGGTCTGGAAACAGTTTCTTCACTTTTTTCCAAAGTTTCATCTTTTCGAAGGCTTTTTTCCACGTAACAAAAGTAAATTCTCTTTTTAGTACCTAACAGATAATAGAAAAGGGAAtttagagaaaaaaagaaaaaagaaaaaagaaaactttgGTAGAGCAGTGCATGTTGAAGAGGCTTTATGTCATGACccgccacatcatcatgccaCGTAGATGTCACTTGACATATATTTTTGCCATATGGAATGGTTACATAAGTTAGGGACTAGATCTTGGTAGAATATTCTAGAACTATGGAGAATTTCCTTGGAAATGTTCTAGATATTTATGCACTTgtaggaaggttctagagaaatatagagGTTTCTTAGGAAGACCCTAGAATCATATAGAATTGTTAGGAAAGTCCTTAGAAGATTCTAGctatgtagaatattctagagaagaGACTTAGTTTTAAATATGGAAGGACTTGTAGaacaattattatttacatactaacccctaggtgattagtataaatagggggcattcatttgtaattcatgaaccaagcaaaacaatcaagttctctCTACTACAAAAGCTTCCTTTAGCAATTCTCATGTGTTCTAACATTTCTTAGTGAtcctgatgccctatttcacggggcatgcatttcatgcccgcaactgcaggtaggcaagctgacggtccccctccttaggatccttaatcaacgagagttggcatgctccacttgatccgaagctgcttttgattttggtacgatatgcttgtatacatgtatgggtatgacgtggctcagtcccgtctttgtacaattgtgtttctattagaggtctgtagatagtatgtctagttggatagtatgtggccttgccggcttccagttCTGAGGTacatagttgtctatagcagccttgtcggcttgtCCTATGTATGTTGCACGTATATGTACATATACCTTTTTGTGTAGGTTTCCTCCATGCATATTTTCTCGTAAtttagcagatgttattcaggtttatatcttaacacatgcttaagggtgtttgacaggtaggactcgagCACCAGTCGCGGCCCatctgtttgggtcgtgacaaaagtggtatcagagcagttctgtcctagggttgtctacagactaTGTCTAGTacagtcttgtttatgggtatgttgtgcaccatacttatagatatgaggctacaggacatataggatgttatcctctcttcttatcttagattgTGCAACATAAGAATTCATGTTtctaacgatatgttatattttcagtgaTGCCTCCAAAGACTATAGCAGCCCAAaagggaaagtccgtggctggtgagactatTAGTCGAGCGCCATAAgctaccagggctcggggagagtctcatagtgagattatatcttagacttcacataccccgccctttccAGAAGAGTTCCGAGGGGCACCAGTTCCAGCGCCTGCTCTTGTACGTCCagctcctcagccagatgcaccaggtcaggagatgagagatgttattcagctattaacccgattagtagccgcacaagCTCGGCGTCaagaagtaggtattggtcatacAGATAGGTCCATCAGTGCAAGGGTTcgtgacttcattaatttagaccctccggtattcactagGGCAGATCgaaacgaggaccctcaggtatttattgatagagtacAGAGGACAttacgggtaatgaaggccactaagactgagtcagttgagctagcttcctataggcTCCGAGatattgcagttaattggtacgagtcttgggaattgtccaaaGGTGAGAATGTCCATCCCGCGgcatggcaggagtttacagaagcttttcttcatcattatctgcTACCAGAGCTTggacgggccagagttgataggttgtATACATCAAAGATCAGAGGGTCCGATTTTGTGACCGATGAGGCACCTCGTAAATACCGCCCCCAGAAGGCTCGAAGATTCAGCTCGGGGCTAGACCCCGATGGTTCTCAATGATCAACCTTGAGGCAATACAAATCAGCAGCTATGTTGAACGAGTGGGAGATTCCCAATGCACATTACTAAAGCTGACCAAATCTATTAGGCTAGTTCAGGCCCGTACCGTGgtattaaatggttgtaccagccatatatctttgtaataagtgcatttgtactatgttgggattcctccTGATATATAAAGAGGATCTTTGTCATTTTTGTGGGAGAGACACACTACTCataacattcaatacaagaacattctatactctctaacttaaacatattctctTCATTTcactacttacatttattgcttatattcattgtgttctatttattgttcttcattcatTGCTCATTATTGACATTAAGAGCCTTCATCAAAGCTCCCAATACTTTTAGCCCTTCATCGGCCATTCATAACTCGCATCGAGCTCGAGCTCAAGGCCCCATATAGTCAGGCTCGAGGCTCCAATTCTCAGCCGCTCGGTTTGCTTAAACATATTATTTTCaagttcttatcttattttctaatctcacacttagcatctgtTGCCTAAAAACTATCATAAAAACAAATCACTtatttttagaaccataaaatcaaacctaattgtaattaccattttcaaggtaaccagtttggcacccactgtagggctaaaaataatagtgattgttttcttgctggtttactacataaTGCAAGTTATTTTTCAcgttttttcttgtccaagaatctttgatttcaggtcaaaatgtctaactcatcgaatgcatatgaaaacaacagtcttgaggaccatggagagaatagTGTAGCTGTTACAGGTATTGGCGCACCACCACTAAACACTGAGGGCGCGCCAGAGCCAATCCCCCCGGAGGTGGTCTCACGCGATGCCCAACatgtcgatataagctcccataCTAACAGGATCATACGCtaaggagaccaacaagaagctcaaaaaaccccatCTAGGGAAgaacaagaggttagccttcacgttatttttgagatgttgcaggcacaacaactggcaattgctcaactgcaaagccaccaaaGAACCCCAAGTACAACGCCCCCAGAAATGACCCCTCAAACCGAACAGGTACCTGAAAGGTCAAGCAACAATGGGTCAGCAACCGACCCtgctattatgaagatgctcgaagatCTCACAAAGAGGATTTAGTCGGGCTAAAAGatgatagaagccaatgacaaaaaagtAGAGACCTATAACTCGAGGGTCAACCAGATCCCGGGTGCACCCCCAATTCTGAATGATGTTGATTCAAAGAAGTTTGTACCAAAACCATTCCCATCAGATGCCGCTCCAAAGCCCATCctgaagaaattcagaatgcccgatATACCAAAATACAATGGAACCTCAGATCCTAACGAGCATGTCACAACTTACACTTGTGCCGTAAAGGGAAATGACctgaaggacgacgagatcgaatccgtcctgttgaagaagttcggagaaacactttcaaaaggggccatgatgtggtatcacaacctagctccaaattcaatagactcatttgccatgctggaagattctttcataaaggcacatgccggtgccattaaagtggctacaaggaaatccgacgtcttcaaaatcaaacaaagggaaaacgagatgctgcgagagtttgtatctctctttcaaatggaacaaatggaaTTGCCACTAGTCTCCAATGACTGGGTAGTGCAGCCCTTCACCCAAGGCTTGAATgagcgaagctcggtggctttgaagcagctgaagcagaatttGGTTGAATATCCCGCACTAACCTGGTCGGATGTCCATAACCGATACTAATTAAGGATCAaggtcgaagacgaccaactaggagccccctcggtcttggtatatccaagcagactcctggcaaaggagccaaagccaaacaagaaAAGGTACCAACCGTACACCTAAGATAGGAGAAATGCCCCAAGGCATAACATACCCCGAAATGATCGAAGAATAGACCAAGGTCAGAACCCTCGGGGACTCGTGAGCAGAGTCGAATTCAATAGGAATACATGACCAATAGAGGCACCCCGcctgtcggaatacaactttaacgATGACGTTTCAGACATCGTAtccgccatcagtaaaatcagagacaccaggtggccaagacTTGTACTATCAGATTTGTCGCAAAGGAACCccaacttagtgtgtgaatttcacggcACACACGGTCACAGGACCGAAGATTGTAGACAACTCCAAGAAGAAGTAGCCCGGCTACTCAGCAAAGGGAACCTCCGGGAGTTCCTTggtgaccgagccaaaaatcagttccgggaaaAAGTGGCAAACAGGAAATATGAAGCAGATGAGctgcaacatgtcatccacatgatcatgggaggAGTCGACATCCCATAAGAACCCACTATcggaagaacaaaaatatccatcaccagggaaaagcgaactcgaggttacatacccgaggacgctctcacattcagcgacgaggaaatccagaccttgtctcagcctcataacgacgcattggtaattttttttcttctaaatacATTTccaattaaacgtgtacttgtagatccaggtagctcggccaatattatcaagTCAAGGGTCATGG is a genomic window of Nicotiana tabacum cultivar K326 chromosome 16, ASM71507v2, whole genome shotgun sequence containing:
- the LOC142170262 gene encoding uncharacterized protein LOC142170262 encodes the protein MRIGLLGKSKLGFVDDRYPKSKFEPEFHEQREKVNAVVLSWIMNAMCPGLLSSVVYASNAHKVWEDLKERFDKVNGSRVLYLHREIHTLTQGTMNIADYFSKLRDLWDEFDALMPCPGCPCSESKKYAEHFEYHRLLSFYGIE